The Lujinxingia litoralis genome has a window encoding:
- a CDS encoding cupin domain-containing protein, translating into MDRTRQIVAVLIGALVVSAASAVIAQTRGEQAQVINARRAPERVGDEGQVRVAPLLQGAQAYMGRWVLAPNAQTEARTTEAEEYLYILEGSGVAVINGQSYIIGPEMAVFVPAGAEIRVTNGAERLVAVQVFAPADEAARFEEWRLRDDGESWPPRRRRPRVRTRQSGLDPAEPGDVSLMP; encoded by the coding sequence ATGGATAGAACTCGCCAGATCGTTGCCGTGCTCATTGGCGCGCTGGTGGTCAGCGCGGCCAGCGCCGTGATCGCCCAGACCCGCGGTGAGCAGGCCCAGGTCATCAACGCTCGCCGCGCCCCGGAGCGGGTGGGCGATGAGGGGCAGGTGCGCGTGGCCCCTTTGCTCCAGGGAGCGCAGGCCTACATGGGGCGCTGGGTTCTGGCACCCAACGCGCAGACCGAGGCGCGCACCACCGAGGCCGAGGAGTACCTCTACATTTTGGAGGGCAGCGGCGTGGCGGTGATCAACGGCCAGAGCTACATCATCGGGCCCGAGATGGCCGTGTTTGTGCCGGCCGGCGCCGAGATTCGCGTGACCAACGGGGCTGAGCGTCTGGTGGCGGTGCAGGTCTTTGCCCCGGCCGACGAAGCGGCACGCTTTGAAGAGTGGCGTCTGCGCGACGATGGCGAATCCTGGCCGCCGCGGCGAAGGCGCCCGCGGGTGCGCACCCGCCAGTCCGGGCTGGACCCGGCCGAACCCGGGGACGTGAGCTTGATGCCCTGA
- a CDS encoding NAD(P)H-binding protein, whose amino-acid sequence MGEAGTIRRVLLTGATGFVGRALYPVLTDAGLEVVCATRSPERARERMPGRQWVGMDVEDRHSVRRAMEDCDGAFYLIHRMSDADDYEARETAAAMNFLEAATHAGVQRMVYLGGVKPRKEPSRHLRSRLVTGAILRSGDVSTIELRASMIIGSGSASWQLLRDISVRLPVMLCPRWLRNRTEPVAIEDVVQALLAALTLEQAGSASFDIPGPEVVTFQECVRRVAEAVGNDPVMVNVPLLTPHLSTYWLRLVTGTNTQLARELVEGLKGDLLARDDHFWELAGVERRVSLDEAIARALAGDEAPGNPYEKAIRRLYRDPHPGV is encoded by the coding sequence ATGGGCGAAGCGGGCACGATCCGACGTGTGTTATTGACCGGCGCTACCGGGTTTGTGGGGCGGGCGCTCTACCCGGTGTTGACCGACGCGGGCTTAGAGGTGGTCTGTGCCACCCGCTCTCCGGAGCGCGCCCGCGAGCGCATGCCCGGGCGCCAGTGGGTGGGCATGGATGTCGAAGATCGCCACTCGGTGCGCCGGGCGATGGAGGATTGCGACGGAGCCTTCTACCTGATTCACCGCATGAGCGACGCCGATGACTACGAGGCCCGGGAGACCGCGGCGGCCATGAACTTTCTGGAGGCTGCCACCCACGCCGGCGTGCAACGGATGGTGTATCTGGGCGGGGTCAAGCCGCGCAAAGAGCCCTCGCGGCATTTACGCAGCCGTCTGGTGACCGGAGCGATTTTGCGAAGCGGGGACGTGTCCACCATTGAGCTGCGAGCCTCGATGATCATCGGGTCGGGAAGCGCCAGCTGGCAGCTTTTGCGCGATATCTCGGTGCGCCTGCCGGTGATGCTCTGCCCGCGCTGGCTGCGAAACCGCACCGAGCCCGTAGCTATCGAAGACGTGGTTCAGGCCTTGCTCGCCGCGCTTACCCTGGAGCAGGCGGGCAGCGCGAGTTTTGACATCCCGGGCCCCGAGGTGGTGACCTTTCAGGAGTGCGTCCGCCGGGTGGCCGAGGCCGTGGGCAACGACCCGGTGATGGTCAACGTGCCCCTGTTAACCCCCCACCTTTCGACCTACTGGCTGCGTCTGGTCACCGGCACCAACACCCAGCTAGCGCGCGAGCTGGTTGAAGGGCTCAAGGGCGATCTGCTGGCCCGCGACGATCATTTCTGGGAGCTGGCCGGGGTGGAGCGGCGAGTCTCGCTCGACGAGGCCATCGCCCGGGCGCTGGCCGGTGACGAGGCGCCGGGTAACCCCTACGAGAAGGCCATCCGGCGTCTGTATCGCGACCCTCACCCGGGGGTCTAG